Within the Paenibacillus sp. AN1007 genome, the region CTGTGCAGGATACGATTCGGACCGAAATGGCCTTTCTTCAAGCACAGATCAAACCTCATTTTCTCTATAATGCACTGAATGTAATTATTTCCACATGTGCTGTGGACCCCGACAAGGCAACGGATCTGCTAATTGAATTGAGCCATTACCTGCGAGGGAGCTTTGACTTTCACAACAGAGATCAGCTGGTGCCTCTGTACAAAGAGCTTGAATTGGTAGAGTCCTATGTTCATCTGGAACAAGCCAGATTTGAAGACCGGCTCGTCGTCAAGATTGAAGTACAGCCGGATATTCGGTTATTTCTGCCGCCTCTTACCATTCAGCCGCTTGTAGAGAATGCCATCCGTCATGGAGTTATGGAGAGAGCAGCCGGCGGTACGGTGCGGCTTCATATATATCAGGAAGCCGAAGATGTCATTGTTCGGGTGCAGGATGATGGTGTTGGTATTCCTCCTGAACGTATGGCTCAGGTAAAATCAGGCCGGACCGAAGGTCCAGGAGGGGTTGGATTGCAGAATATCAATCGCCGTCTTGTGTCGCTCTATGGACAGGGACTGGACATTCAAAGTCATGTGGGAAGCGGTACACAAATCCAATTTCGGATTCCGCTGAATCAGGTTCATCATTTTGCATGATAAATTTAGAATGCAGTGTTATCTGGGTAATTGTGGTTAACATACGAATAAGCGGATGCCGATATAGTGTGTGTCCATATTGAATCTCTCATGGCAGGAGGTTGAGAAACGGTGAGAGCCATTGTAATTGATGACGAGAAGCCAGCGCAGCTGCATCTGCAGCGTCTGCTGCAGTCGGACGGAAGAATTACCCCTGTGCAGTGTTTTTCAACAGCGCGCGAAGGACTTCACTATCTGGCAAATGATCGTGTAGATGTTGTGTTTCTGGACATTGGCATGCCAGAGGTTAATGGCCTTGAAGCAGCTGAATATATACAGCAGTTGGACCCGACCATTCGAATCATATTTGTCACAGCGTATGCCGATCATGCGGTAGAGGCATTTGAACTTCATGCTCTGGATTACGTGTTAAAACCGGTCAGTTCGGCCAGACTGAGCAAAACGATTGATCGAATCGCAGGCGCGATGACCTATCATGCTCAGGCTGCTGCTGCGGCCGAAGTGCAGGAACCGGAAGCTGAGGAATTGGAATTCCAGGCGCCCGGACTGCTCACATTCAAACATCTCGATATCTTCAGAAGTCTGGAGCAGAGCGCGGAGAAACATAAATGGCGCACAACCAAATCACAGGAACTATTTGCTTTTCTGTTTCACCACAGGGAAGAGTGGGTAAGCAAGGAGATTCTGCTTGATAAGCTCTGGGCAGATGTATCTCAGGATAAAGGTCTGACACTGCTGCATACATCGGTGTACCAGATTCGCAAGTTATTGAAGGAATGGAGCATGACAGCCAAGCTGGAATACAATATGAACCGCTATCGTCTGTTGACCGGCAATTTGGTAAGCGATATTGAGCAGTTCGAACAGGCCATGTCCTATGAAACCATTACTTCGGATAATGTGAATGATCTGAGGCAGATTGCCCTGCTCTATCGCGGTGATTATCTGGAAGAGCATGATTACGATTGGGCAAGATCCAAGGGCAGGGAGCTCCGGCGCAAGTATATCGGACTTGTCATGGATATTGCCAGATGGGAAATGGCTCACGAGCGGGGCGAACAGGCGATTGAGCTGCTGACTGAATTACAGGAGCGTGAACCGTATTCGGAGGAAATCTGCCGTTTAATGATGGAAGTATATGCTTCCATGGATGATCAGCAGGGTATATTGCGGCTCTATCATTCATTTACACTGGTGCTGAAGGAGGACCTGGGACATCAGCCCGAGCCTGAAACGAGCAAGCTATATCAAAGTCTGACGAAACAATAGATATTCAGGCAGGAAGGGGCAGCGCGTGAAGTTATTCATACATCGTAAAGATCTGCGTACAGATGATCTGCACGCATTTGATTATTTGCGGGAACGGGATGAGAAGAGCCTGCATGTGTTGATCTACGATCCATTCCTGCTGCGGAAGGACCGGGAGAAAGAACACAGCGGTGTGAATTTCCTTCGTCACGCTTCGGCACTGGGCCGAAAATATAAGGAGGCAAAGAGGCAGCTTCATACGGCTTATGGCAAACCTGCGGAAGTGGTCGAATGGATACTGAGCTGCCTTCAGGACGAGATCAGCGAGATCGTGGTTCATCGGGATGTGACCCCTTATGCGCAGGAGCGGGACCGGCAGATTCGTGAGGTGTGCGAATCCTATGGGATTTTATTTACGCAGCTTACTGATCATCTGCTGATGGACCTGCAGGCCTTTGCCCGTTTCACAGGCAAGTCAGAACCCTATAAAGTATTTGCTGCCTTTCACCGGCGCTGGGTGGAGTTTATGAATGAACATCCCAATCCGCCATCGGCGGTAGCGGTTACAGACTTGAACGTAAGCGAACAGATGCTGGATTGGCCTGAGTCTATAAAGGTTCCTGATGCACTGCTTAAGAATGCTGATGAGGCCGTGGATCAGGACCCACATGTGCTGCTGGATCAGTTTCTGTCCGAACGAGCAGCGGATTATGGAGATCACCGGGATGAATTTGAGGCTTATGAACCAAGTCATCTCAGCTCTTATGTGGCTGTCGGAGCAGTATCCATTCGCAAGATGTATGATGCTGCGCAGCGTGTCTCAGAAGCTGGAGAGTGGATCAGACAGCTCTGCTTTCGCGACTTTTACTTGTACAGGGCAGTGTATGAGAAGCATTATTTTGAGTATGAAAAAGTATACGACCTTTCGCTTCTTCAAGATACTTACTTCGAGCGTTGGTGCAGAGCAGAGACGGGCATCCCGATTATTGATGCAGCGATGACAGAACTGAACGAGACCGGACATATGCCGAATCGGCTCCGCATTCTGACAGCCATGTTCCTGACCAAAAACCTGCAGTGCCCATTCACAATGGGTGAAGCCTATTTCAGACGGAAGCTGAAAGATTATGACAACGTTCAGAATCGTGGTAACTGGTTGTGGTGTGCCTCGCTGGGTGAAAATGCTGCGCCGTATTTCCGCGTGAACAACCCGGTTACCCAGTCCGAAAAATATGATGCTCAGGGAGACTATATCCGTAAATGGCTGCCGGAGTTGAAGGATCTGCACAGCAAAGAGATTCATCAGCCAAGGCAGGATGCAATCGTTGACCTGAAGGCGTCCAGGCAGGCAGCTATTGATGTGTACAAACAGATTCTGGCAAGTCGTTAGAAGAACTCCTTTCGTTAAGAAGCGGAATATACATGTCTCTACTGGAAGTATTCTTTGCTTGAACTTCCAGCGCATAAGCGGAAAGATCGGGTATCAATCCGCGAAGCTTTAGCTTCTTAATCATCCATAGAATCGATTCATCCATCTGTACCCGGTCAGCATCTCCGTGATGGGTATATCGGGCATATTCCCGGGCAGCCAACGTTATACCTGTCATGCCTTCGGGCAGCACGTCATAATAGGATACCTCCACCCCCGCGATATAATGATATAAGCGCTGGCGGCTCAGAACCACACCTGTCCTTACCCCTGCCTGTTTCTGGCGGGGGATTTCGTGCTGCCTCCGTTCCAGTTCCGTCCATAACCTGGGGATCATGACCTGTGCCATAAACACTGCCGTGAAGGGTGCCTGAAACTCCAACCCAACTACATAAGTCTGAGGTCGAACAGTCTGCTGAAATGGATCGCTGCGAACTGCCCGTTGGGCTGCTGTCCGGCTATCCAGGCGTTTCGGCTGCAGTAGGAAGTATCCTCCCCTGCGTCCAGGTTCTGCATATAAGGGAACACCCAAACCGCTTAGTTCATGCAGATAACGAAGCATTGTCCGATATGATAAGTCAAACTCCGCGGCCATCTCATCCACGGTAAAGGTTGGTTTTTCATAAACTCGCATCATCAGCTCAATTAAACGTGCCGTTTTGGTCATAATACCCTCCCTTGATTTAAAATAATTATACTGACAGAATTTGTCACTATTTTAGTATAAAATAGAATCATGACAGGAACAACACGACTTGCTCGACTACATTAAAGAGGGAAGGAAGAGTTATATGAAGCGTATTCACCAGACAGAATTGGTTCACAAGGATAATGCGGTGATGATAGGTTTGAAGTGGGAAGGGTCCTTTGCCGATGCAGGTGCTGGAGAAATCCGCAGGGTGCAGACTGAATTTAAGCATCGTTTGCATGAGATAAGGAATGTGCTCCATCCAGAAGAGTTATTAGGGCTGTCATATCATATGACAGACACCGGATTTGTTCATTATGCGGCTGTTGAGGTTGACCACAAGACACTACAGTCTATCCCGGAAGGGATGATTAAATTCGAAGTCCCATCGCATACTTATGCAAAATGCAGTCACGTAAAGGGGCATTTGGTTGAATCGTCCTATAATCGGATATATACATGGATTGAAGAACAGGGATATCACCTTTCAAAAGGGTCACTCACACATTATGAAGTTTATCCGATGGAACAGGACCCGTACGATCCGGAGCCTGAATTCACAATTTTGGTACCAATTAACTTGAAATAATCTGGTCCATTATAAAAAGCTTACAGACCGCGATGCTGCGGTCTTTTTGGTGTGTTAAAGTATGTAAATAATGTGAATTGGACTGAAAAATTAAAAAATATTAAGAGATTAGACTACACATGTTAAGCAATATGGCTTTTAATAGATAGAGAGTTTAATGGACTAAGTCATATTTAACATATCGACGAAAACATGAAGGAGAACCTCTAAACATGACTCAAACACTGAAAAGAGAACGAATCCCGGAACTGAACCTCGTACGGGCGATAGCCATTATCGGTGTGCTTTTTGTGCATTCTACCTCCAGTGCTACGCTGGAAATGACGGATTCCAGGTATTACTGGCTGTACAACTTTATTAATATTTTTATGAAATACGGTACGCCGACCTTTATTTTTTTGAGCAGCTTTGTGCTGTTTTATAACTACTATACCCGTCCGCTGGACAAGAAACTGGTCAGTAATTTCTACAAGAAGCGATTTGTCTATATTTTGCTGCCCTATTTCCTGTTCTCTATCTTGTATTTTGTCGTACTGCATAATATGTACTATCAAGGACGGCCATTTAATGAGTCGCTCATCACTTTTATAGAGAAGTTATTTACAGGTAAAGCTCACACGCATCTGTATTTTGTGTTTATCAACATGCAGTTTTATCTGATCTTTCCACTTGTGCTGTGGCTGCTTAAGAAATATCCTGCTGTGGTAAAGTGGTCTATACCGATCGGGCTTCTTATTCAATGGGCTTTTATCGTAAGTAATAAATATGGATTCCAAGTACCCAATAAGGGGAGCTGGGCATTTTCCTATTTTTCCTACTTTATGTTAGGAGCTTTCATGGGAGTATATTTCCCGAAAATCAAACAATGGTTTGTACTCAGCCGGGAGAATGCATCGAAATGGCGCTTGGCCTCATGGATTTTGCTGTGGGTTGTGTGGATCACGGCGGGGCTGGCCCATGTCAGTATCTATTACTTGCTGCGGTTGAAGATTGCGACGTATAACACATTGTGGTACGAGCTCTTCTGGAATGTACACACGTATGCCTGTGCGTTAGTTATTATTCAAATATCAATTTGGCTTTATCATCATGGTCCTTCAATCGTGGTCAAACCGCTTAATCGGCTTGGCGCATTGTCTTTTGGCGTTTATCTGATTCATCCGTTCTTCCTGCTTTTTTACCGTGAACATCCTCCGCAAACCGGTGTGTCCTGGTTGATTCACCTCTGGTACGCGGGCGGGTTTGGCATCGCACTGATTGCTTCATGGATTGTGGTAGGACTTGCGGCGAGGTTTGTTCCTTATGCATGGGTCCTGTTCGGTAATCTGCCCAAACCCAAACTGCGTCTTGTCCCGCAGCAGCAGTCCGGGCAGATGGATGCCTGATAGACAACAGGCTGCATATGATCTTGGTGTGTCTGAAAACGCTGAAGGAGGCAGGTTTGCCGAATTTTCGGTTCCCAGCCAGAAAATTTACTGCAGACGTGTCGGGCACGTCAGGAAAAGTGGCGTATCAGGATGCGAAAAGGTGAAATAAGAGATGCACTTCAGCAGGTTTCAAGATTTGAATTGATCTAGTTAGCCGTTTCCAGATACAGCCTTAGGGTGACTGGAAACGGTTTTTTTTGGTACTTCCGCTGCATGGTGCTGATGGTTATTCCGTTATTATGTCGTGGGAACGAATGTTTCTTTTTCTGAATGGAAGGGTAATCATAAGGCGGAATGATAATATACAGCAAACTTCGAAGACAGGATCAAGGTGATCAAATATGACTAGATGTGAACAATGCGGGAAACCGATGCAGGATATATTGGAATATGTAGAGCACATTCTTCACGAATGCAGTGAACAAACCCCTGAGTATAAGTCGGAAGATTACAACGCGTATGGCAATGAGGGTGTTCACGAGCAGATGTGATACAATAGAAAGAAACCGGATTCATTCGGAACCGAGGTGACAGCATGGAGACAGGACCAGCCCCTTCTCGCCAAGTAAGGGCAGCTCACGAAACAAGACAAACCAAGACATGTATGTATTGCGGAGAGCAGCGCCCTGCGTCTGATTTTCGGCGCAGAACAGGGAAGCGTGCGGGTCCCGGAGCCAGACGCGGCGCATGCCGTCGTTGTCGTCAGCTTGGTACACGGGACGAACATCATGGGCGGGCAGCAGTGGTACCTGATGCTTCGATGCTTCCCCAGGCCCATGATGAGACGGATAAGAACCTTAGACAGGGCAAGGCTCAGCCTCGGGTGACGAATGAACGTGAACGGAATACGCATGGCTCAGTGAAGCAGCGCGGAGAGAATGCTCGGGAAAATAATCCGGAAAGCCGTGTGCACTCAGATGTAACAATAGAATCAGCACCTTCCGATCATAGTGGTCCGGCTGCGGATCAGATATTGAAGGATGCGGCCATTTCGTCAGCTTCCTCCTCGGGCAGTCAGCGAAAGAAAAGACGAAGACGGCGGAAAAGAAAGCCGTCGGAGATGATAAGCGCTCATACCTCCGGGGAAGTGGAGTCTGAGCGCGAGTCATCCACCGGGCAGGATGCGGTGGATGATTGGAGGCCGGGCGGAGAGTATCCGCCCGGCGAAGCCCATTCGCAGGGCGCTGCCGCTGCGAATGCACAAGGCAGCGCGCAGCGGGCACGCAGACAAGCTGCCGCTGCCGTTCCAGCCGCCGAGCAGGCATCGGCGGTTGGGGCACTGCTGCCTGCTTCGCCGCAAGACCAGGCAGCAGCGCCTTTGCCTGCGGCTGCGGATCCAGCGGCCGCAGCCCGGCCCAAGCGCAAGCGGCGCCGCAAGCGTGCGGCCGCACTCGCGCCCGGCGCAGGGCAGGCCCGCAGCGGAGCTGCCGAGGCCCCTGCGCCGGAGCTAGGCACTGCCCGTGGCGATGCCAGCACGGGCAGTGCACCTGCAGCGGCGAAGGCACAGCCAGCCGCTGCAGGACGCGAGCCATCCCATTCCAGCCGCAGTCACGGGGCTGGAATGGATGGCAGGCCGCGGCGTCATCACACGCCGCCGGCCATTGACCCGGAAGATCCGGCTTCGCTCCGGACCAATCGGCAGGGCATGGTACGCATGCGCGGCAAAACCGACAAGGGAAGACGCTGGCATCAGGAAGTGGATATGGAGCTTGCGGTTACGCTGGTGAAGGAGAAAGCAGCTGTTGTGGTCAATCGGTACACTATTCGCCGATTATTCAGCAACAAGGATTTCAAGCGGTTTATTCTGGACCGGGACAACTATACCTGCTATTTCTGTGGCTCCTATGGAGATACGATTGATCATCTTCTTCCACGGGCAAAAGGCGGTCATACCACTCCGCTCAACTGTGTCTGTGCCTGCAATCTATGCAACCAGTCCAAAGCAGCGATGGATGCGGAAGAATTTATGCATTCGGGCATTCCCGAGTGGAATGCGGCCCATCAGGCGGAACTGCTTGAGCTTGCGATGCAGGAAACGGGATTGGAATGAAAAATTAAGCAAACCAGCCTGCTGTATTGGATTGGATAGGGATACAGAGGTTGTTATATGAGAAGCACACCTAGACGAATAATCGGGTGTGCTTTTTGGTTTGGCTGTCCATCCGAATATTTCTTCAAATTGACAACGATACTGCCTTCCAATGTACGTTATACTTGGAGGGCGGAGATCGAACAGATCAAATAGATTGGATGGATGTGGATGACACCAGCAGCACTTGATATTATGTCATATATCACGGAAGAAAATATTCGGTTTTGGCTGGAGAAATTCCGTTCTCTGGGTCCACTGCCGGGAATTTTACTAACGTTTATGAAGTCTTTTGTACCGCCACTGCCAACGTTATTAATCGTGGGTGTTAACGGGGCAGTGTATGGGCTGTGGGCAGGTTTTTTGTACTCCTGGATCGGTATGGTGCTTGGTTGTACTGTGACATTTCTGATTGTACGGGAGATCGGGAAATCTGCTTTTGTGGAAAGGTGGGCGCGTAAACCGCGTGTGCAGCGCAGCATGGTTTGGATTCGCCGTAATGCATTCAGTTATG harbors:
- a CDS encoding TVP38/TMEM64 family protein, with protein sequence MTPAALDIMSYITEENIRFWLEKFRSLGPLPGILLTFMKSFVPPLPTLLIVGVNGAVYGLWAGFLYSWIGMVLGCTVTFLIVREIGKSAFVERWARKPRVQRSMVWIRRNAFSYVFLLSIFPVGPFVIINVAAGIARMRLLSFLLAVGIGKGIMIFSVTYIGSNAAQFLEHPVRWIGVIVFIAASLWASRKLERHFTRLNPDQNEQKPLHQASGNSISS
- a CDS encoding HTH domain-containing protein — its product is MTKTARLIELMMRVYEKPTFTVDEMAAEFDLSYRTMLRYLHELSGLGVPLYAEPGRRGGYFLLQPKRLDSRTAAQRAVRSDPFQQTVRPQTYVVGLEFQAPFTAVFMAQVMIPRLWTELERRQHEIPRQKQAGVRTGVVLSRQRLYHYIAGVEVSYYDVLPEGMTGITLAAREYARYTHHGDADRVQMDESILWMIKKLKLRGLIPDLSAYALEVQAKNTSSRDMYIPLLNERSSSNDLPESVCTHQ
- a CDS encoding FAD-binding domain-containing protein; translated protein: MKLFIHRKDLRTDDLHAFDYLRERDEKSLHVLIYDPFLLRKDREKEHSGVNFLRHASALGRKYKEAKRQLHTAYGKPAEVVEWILSCLQDEISEIVVHRDVTPYAQERDRQIREVCESYGILFTQLTDHLLMDLQAFARFTGKSEPYKVFAAFHRRWVEFMNEHPNPPSAVAVTDLNVSEQMLDWPESIKVPDALLKNADEAVDQDPHVLLDQFLSERAADYGDHRDEFEAYEPSHLSSYVAVGAVSIRKMYDAAQRVSEAGEWIRQLCFRDFYLYRAVYEKHYFEYEKVYDLSLLQDTYFERWCRAETGIPIIDAAMTELNETGHMPNRLRILTAMFLTKNLQCPFTMGEAYFRRKLKDYDNVQNRGNWLWCASLGENAAPYFRVNNPVTQSEKYDAQGDYIRKWLPELKDLHSKEIHQPRQDAIVDLKASRQAAIDVYKQILASR
- a CDS encoding response regulator, yielding MRAIVIDDEKPAQLHLQRLLQSDGRITPVQCFSTAREGLHYLANDRVDVVFLDIGMPEVNGLEAAEYIQQLDPTIRIIFVTAYADHAVEAFELHALDYVLKPVSSARLSKTIDRIAGAMTYHAQAAAAAEVQEPEAEELEFQAPGLLTFKHLDIFRSLEQSAEKHKWRTTKSQELFAFLFHHREEWVSKEILLDKLWADVSQDKGLTLLHTSVYQIRKLLKEWSMTAKLEYNMNRYRLLTGNLVSDIEQFEQAMSYETITSDNVNDLRQIALLYRGDYLEEHDYDWARSKGRELRRKYIGLVMDIARWEMAHERGEQAIELLTELQEREPYSEEICRLMMEVYASMDDQQGILRLYHSFTLVLKEDLGHQPEPETSKLYQSLTKQ
- a CDS encoding GyrI-like domain-containing protein, whose amino-acid sequence is MKRIHQTELVHKDNAVMIGLKWEGSFADAGAGEIRRVQTEFKHRLHEIRNVLHPEELLGLSYHMTDTGFVHYAAVEVDHKTLQSIPEGMIKFEVPSHTYAKCSHVKGHLVESSYNRIYTWIEEQGYHLSKGSLTHYEVYPMEQDPYDPEPEFTILVPINLK
- a CDS encoding acyltransferase, with the translated sequence MTQTLKRERIPELNLVRAIAIIGVLFVHSTSSATLEMTDSRYYWLYNFINIFMKYGTPTFIFLSSFVLFYNYYTRPLDKKLVSNFYKKRFVYILLPYFLFSILYFVVLHNMYYQGRPFNESLITFIEKLFTGKAHTHLYFVFINMQFYLIFPLVLWLLKKYPAVVKWSIPIGLLIQWAFIVSNKYGFQVPNKGSWAFSYFSYFMLGAFMGVYFPKIKQWFVLSRENASKWRLASWILLWVVWITAGLAHVSIYYLLRLKIATYNTLWYELFWNVHTYACALVIIQISIWLYHHGPSIVVKPLNRLGALSFGVYLIHPFFLLFYREHPPQTGVSWLIHLWYAGGFGIALIASWIVVGLAARFVPYAWVLFGNLPKPKLRLVPQQQSGQMDA